The Maylandia zebra isolate NMK-2024a linkage group LG4, Mzebra_GT3a, whole genome shotgun sequence genome includes a window with the following:
- the LOC101486716 gene encoding medium-chain acyl-CoA ligase ACSF2, mitochondrial isoform X2 produces the protein MPTQILSLLLGSCAHSLRCVNGLKYSNTWKSCSAALLQWCRALHVDSPPQNPSLTTSYVHGTSSFSLLPLTVSQSLDATAQRWPEREAVIFVQDGIRKTFAQFQQDVDKAAAGLLALGLKRGDRLGVWGPNTYQWILFQFASAKAGIILVPLNPAYQVKEVEFTILKVQCKAVVCPTSFKTQRFCEMLREICPEIGTTPGGKFKSSRLPYLEMVIVTDSRQPGMLHVDDVMQAGESRHHRELMDLQSKLSFDDPINIQFTSGTTGNPKGAVLSHHNIVNNAYFLGLRVGYGWRPRVRVCVPVPFYHCFGSVLGGMSMAVHGITLVFPSAAYNSCANLEAIQSEKCNFVYGTPTMFTDLLSQDLQKYDLSSVEAGIMGGSPCPPEIVRRLTTDMNMKEITLCYGTTENSPVTFLGFPEDNEKLKINTVGCILGHTEAKLVDPTTGEIVPLGASGELLIRGSCVMHGYWDEPEKTREVISQDRWYRTGTHKGYDHSRRREHLSS, from the exons ATGCCGACACAGATTTTATCCTTGCTGCTCGGATCCTGTGCCCACAGTCTCAGATGTGTGAATGGACTCAAATACAGCAACACGTGGAAATCATGCTCCGCAGCTTTACTGCAGTGGTGCCG GGCTCTTCACGTGGACAGTCCTCCTCAAAACCCATCACTGACCACCAGCTATGTCCACGGCACCTCCTCTTTCTCACTACTCCCCCTGACTGTGAGCCAGAGTCTGGATGCAACTGCCCAACGCTGGCCTGAACGGGAAGCTGTGATCTTTGTGCAGGATGGCATCCGAAAAACGTTTGCACAGTTTCAACAAGAC GTTGACAAGGCTGCTGCAGGCCTTCTTGCTCTGGGGCTGAAGCGAGGCGATCGACTGGGAGTCTGGGGGCCAAACACATATCAGTGGATCCTTTTCCAGTTTGCTTCAGCCAAGGCTGGAATCATACTG GTGCCCTTGAACCCAGCCTATCAGGTAAAGGAAGTGGAGTTCACTATACTAAAG GTCCAGTGTAAGGCAGTGGTATGTCCAACCAGCTTTAAAACCCAGAGATTTTGTGAGATGCTGAGGGAGATTTGCCCAGAGATTGGCACAACACCAGGAGGCAAATTTAAAAGCTCCAG gttgCCATACTTGGAAATGGTGATTGTGACCGACAGCAGGCAGCCAGGGATGCTCCACGTAGATGATGTGATGCAAGCAGGGGAGAGTCGGCACCACAGAGAGCTGATGGATCTGCAGAGCAAGCTTTCCTTTGATGACCCCATCAACATTCAGTTTACATCA GGTACGACTGGGAACCCAAAAGGAGCTGTGCTTTCCCACCACAACATTGTAAATAATGCCTACTTCCTGGGCCTCCGCGTCGGTTACGGATGGAGA CCTCGGgtgcgagtgtgtgtgcctgttcCATTCTACCACTGCTTCGGCTCCGTGCTTGGAGGAATGAGCATGGCAGTTCACGGCATCACGCTAGTTTTTCCTTCCGCAGCCTACAACAGCTGTGCCAATTTAGAGGCCATTCAAAGTGAAAA GTGCAATTTTGTGTACGGTACCCCCACCATGTTCACTGATCTGCTAAGCCAAGATTTACAAAAATATGATTTGTCTTCAGTTGAAGCTG GGATCATGGGAGGTTCTCCGTGCCCTCCAGAGATTGTGAGAAGACTGACAACAGACATGAATATGAAGGAGATAACA TTATGCTATggaacaactgaaaatagtccTGTTACATTTCTTGGGTTTCCAGAGGACAACGAGAAGCTGAAGATTAACACCGTAGGATGCATCCTGGGTCACACTGAG GCTAAATTGGTGGACCCCACTACTGGGGAGATTGTCCCTCTTGGGGCCTCAGGTGAGCTGCTGATCAGAGGCAGCTGTGTGATGCATGGGTACTGGGATGAGCCAGAGAAAACCAGAGAGGTGATCTCCCAAGACCGCTGGTACAGGACTGG GACGCATAAAGGATATGATCATTCGAGGAGGAGAGAACATCTATCCAGTTGA
- the atp5pd gene encoding ATP synthase peripheral stalk subunit d, mitochondrial — translation MAGRRAALKAIDWTAFAERVPPNQRTMFNNLKTRSDAIAAKLTSLPEKPPAIDWSYYRSVVAKAGMVDEFEKKFSALKVPEPVDTQTAIINAQEEEANKTATAYIEASKARIAQYEKQLEKFKNMIAFDQMTIEDLNDTFPETKLDKEKHPYWPHKPIADL, via the exons ATGGCTGGGAGACGAGCTGCACTGAAGGCCATTGACTGGACGGCTTTCGCTGAGAGGGTGCCGCCCAACCAGAGGACCATGTTCAACAACCTGAAGACACGAAGTGATGCCATTGCTGCCAA ACTCACCTCTCTACCCGAGAAACCTCCTGCTATTGACTGGAGCTACTACAGATCTGTTGTGGCTAAAGCAGGCATGGTGGATGAGTTTGAAAAGAAG TTCAGTGCCCTGAAGGTCCCGGAGCCTGTAGACACTCAGACAGCAATTATAAATGCTCAGGAGGAGGAAGCG AACAAAACAGCCACTGCCTACATTGAAGCATCCAAGGCTCGTATCGCTCAGTATGAAAAACAG CTGGAAAAATTCAAGAACATGATCGCATTTGACCAGATGACGATTGAAGACCTGAATGACACATTCCCAGAAACAAAGCTGGACAAAGAAAAGCATCCTTATTGGCCACACAAGCCCATTGCTGATCTGTAA
- the LOC101486716 gene encoding medium-chain acyl-CoA ligase ACSF2, mitochondrial isoform X1: MPTQILSLLLGSCAHSLRCVNGLKYSNTWKSCSAALLQWCRALHVDSPPQNPSLTTSYVHGTSSFSLLPLTVSQSLDATAQRWPEREAVIFVQDGIRKTFAQFQQDVDKAAAGLLALGLKRGDRLGVWGPNTYQWILFQFASAKAGIILVPLNPAYQVKEVEFTILKVQCKAVVCPTSFKTQRFCEMLREICPEIGTTPGGKFKSSRLPYLEMVIVTDSRQPGMLHVDDVMQAGESRHHRELMDLQSKLSFDDPINIQFTSGTTGNPKGAVLSHHNIVNNAYFLGLRVGYGWRPRVRVCVPVPFYHCFGSVLGGMSMAVHGITLVFPSAAYNSCANLEAIQSEKCNFVYGTPTMFTDLLSQDLQKYDLSSVEAGIMGGSPCPPEIVRRLTTDMNMKEITLCYGTTENSPVTFLGFPEDNEKLKINTVGCILGHTEAKLVDPTTGEIVPLGASGELLIRGSCVMHGYWDEPEKTREVISQDRWYRTGDTASLNSLGYCSIEGRIKDMIIRGGENIYPVEIEQFLYKHPKVKEVQVVGVKDERLGEQVCACIKLKEGQSSSAEEIRAFCKGQISHFKIPHYVLFVDSYPLTVSGKIKKNILKETMEKKLGL, encoded by the exons ATGCCGACACAGATTTTATCCTTGCTGCTCGGATCCTGTGCCCACAGTCTCAGATGTGTGAATGGACTCAAATACAGCAACACGTGGAAATCATGCTCCGCAGCTTTACTGCAGTGGTGCCG GGCTCTTCACGTGGACAGTCCTCCTCAAAACCCATCACTGACCACCAGCTATGTCCACGGCACCTCCTCTTTCTCACTACTCCCCCTGACTGTGAGCCAGAGTCTGGATGCAACTGCCCAACGCTGGCCTGAACGGGAAGCTGTGATCTTTGTGCAGGATGGCATCCGAAAAACGTTTGCACAGTTTCAACAAGAC GTTGACAAGGCTGCTGCAGGCCTTCTTGCTCTGGGGCTGAAGCGAGGCGATCGACTGGGAGTCTGGGGGCCAAACACATATCAGTGGATCCTTTTCCAGTTTGCTTCAGCCAAGGCTGGAATCATACTG GTGCCCTTGAACCCAGCCTATCAGGTAAAGGAAGTGGAGTTCACTATACTAAAG GTCCAGTGTAAGGCAGTGGTATGTCCAACCAGCTTTAAAACCCAGAGATTTTGTGAGATGCTGAGGGAGATTTGCCCAGAGATTGGCACAACACCAGGAGGCAAATTTAAAAGCTCCAG gttgCCATACTTGGAAATGGTGATTGTGACCGACAGCAGGCAGCCAGGGATGCTCCACGTAGATGATGTGATGCAAGCAGGGGAGAGTCGGCACCACAGAGAGCTGATGGATCTGCAGAGCAAGCTTTCCTTTGATGACCCCATCAACATTCAGTTTACATCA GGTACGACTGGGAACCCAAAAGGAGCTGTGCTTTCCCACCACAACATTGTAAATAATGCCTACTTCCTGGGCCTCCGCGTCGGTTACGGATGGAGA CCTCGGgtgcgagtgtgtgtgcctgttcCATTCTACCACTGCTTCGGCTCCGTGCTTGGAGGAATGAGCATGGCAGTTCACGGCATCACGCTAGTTTTTCCTTCCGCAGCCTACAACAGCTGTGCCAATTTAGAGGCCATTCAAAGTGAAAA GTGCAATTTTGTGTACGGTACCCCCACCATGTTCACTGATCTGCTAAGCCAAGATTTACAAAAATATGATTTGTCTTCAGTTGAAGCTG GGATCATGGGAGGTTCTCCGTGCCCTCCAGAGATTGTGAGAAGACTGACAACAGACATGAATATGAAGGAGATAACA TTATGCTATggaacaactgaaaatagtccTGTTACATTTCTTGGGTTTCCAGAGGACAACGAGAAGCTGAAGATTAACACCGTAGGATGCATCCTGGGTCACACTGAG GCTAAATTGGTGGACCCCACTACTGGGGAGATTGTCCCTCTTGGGGCCTCAGGTGAGCTGCTGATCAGAGGCAGCTGTGTGATGCATGGGTACTGGGATGAGCCAGAGAAAACCAGAGAGGTGATCTCCCAAGACCGCTGGTACAGGACTGG TGACACAGCCAGTCTGAACAGTCTGGGATACTGCTCCATTGAAGGACGCATAAAGGATATGATCATTCGAGGAGGAGAGAACATCTATCCAGTTGAGATAGAGCAATTTCTCTACAAGCATCCCAAAGTAAAGGAAGTGCAG GTGGTTGGAGTGAAAGATGAGCGGCTGGGTGAGCAAGTTTGTGCTTGCATCAAGCTGAAGGAGGGTCAGAGTTCCAGTGCGGAAGAGATAAGAGCTTTCTGCAAAGGCCAG ATTTCTCACTTCAAGATCCCACACTATGTGTTATTTGTGGACAGCTACCCTCTCACGGTCTCTGGAAAG ATCAAGAAGAACATATTAAAGGAAACAATGGAGAAGAAGTTGGGCCTTTAA
- the metrnla gene encoding meteorin-like protein, producing the protein MLTPMLASLLPLFLLFRISFCQYSSDQCSWKGSGLTHEGHTRDVEQVYLRCSQGSLEWLYPTGAIIVNLRPNMVSPAAARLSVCIKPSAESSGTNIYLDRNGKLRLLLPEQDQAQGKVHCFGIQEGALFIEAVPHMDISRRITAFQYELVSDRHKAGPHLLVASCQPCSDTEVLLAVCTSDFVARGSIRKVDQEEEHSSVTVEISRLYRQKTQVFVSGGVRVRSWTGRIKMPLQCGVRSGEGEFLFTGAVRFGEAWMGCAPRYKDFLRLYHEAQQQGTNPCHVDTN; encoded by the exons ATGCTCACCCCGATGCTGGCCTCCTTGCTGCCGCTTTTCCTTCTCTTTAGGATTTCTTTCTGCCAATACTCAAGCGACCAGTGCAGCTGGAAGGGCAG CGGTCTGACCCATGAAGGCCACACCAGGGATGTGGAGCAGGTGTACCTACGTTGCTCCCAAGGCTCTCTGGAATGGCTTTATCCCACAGGGGCCATCATCGTCAACCTCCGACCCAACATGGTCTCTCCCGCCGCCGCTCGGCTCTCTGTCTGCATTAAACCCTCCGCCGAGTCCAGCGGCACCAACATCTACCTGGACCGCAACGGCAAGCTGAGGTTACTGCTGCCTGAGCAGGACCAGGCTCAGGGCAAGGTGCACTGCTTCGGCATTCAGGAAGGGGCCCTCTTTATTGAGGCTGTCCCCCACATGGACATCAGTCGGCGGATTACGGCGTTCCAGTACGAGCTGGTCAGCGACAGGCACAAGGCGGGGCCGCACTTGCTCGTTG CGTCCTGTCAGCCCTGCAGTGACACTGAAGTGCTTCTAGCTGTCTGCACAAGTGACTTTG TGGCACGAGGCAGCATTAGGAAGGTGGATCAGGAGGAGGAGCACTCATCTGTCACTGTGGAGATCAGTCGCctttacagacagaaaacccaggtctttgtatctgggggtgtcAGGGTACGGAGCTGGACTGGCCGTATCAAAATGCCCCTTCAGTGTGGGGTGAGGTCCGGTGAGGGGGAGTTTTTGTTCACTGGGGCCGTGAGGTTTGGGGAAGCCTGGATGGGCTGCGCACCACGCTACAAAGACTTCCTGCGGTTGTATCATGAGGCACAGCAGCAGGGCACCAACCCCTGTCACGTGGACACTAACTGA